A single genomic interval of Croceibacter atlanticus HTCC2559 harbors:
- the rpsA gene encoding 30S ribosomal protein S1, which produces MAEEKTTPKVLEEQVDTQATATAEETTKKANYISPAQENPEKFLEEFNWENYKEGIEPIDEGKLDEFEKLVKDNFVDTLDDQLTTGTVINITDRDAIIDINAKSEGVISLNEFRYNPDLKVGDTVDVMIDVREDAEGQLILSHRKARTIKAWERVNDAHDDGTIVNGFVKCRTKGGMIVDVFGIEAFLPGSQIDVKPIRDYDAYVGKTMEFKVVKINHEFKNVVVSHKALIEADIEEQKKEIIGQLEKGQVLEGTVKNITSYGVFVDLGGVDGLVHITDLSWSRINHPNEIVELDQKLNVVILDFDEDKTRIQLGLKQLSKHPWEALGDELKVGDTVKGKVVVIADYGAFIEVAEGVEGLIHVSEMSWSTHLRSAQDFVNVGDEVEAQILTMDKEDRKMSLGMKQLSQDPWTDITSKYPVGSRHEGIVRNFTNFGVFVELEEGIDGLIYISDLSWTKKIKHPSEFCNVGDKLEVVVLELDVEGRKLSLGHKQIEDNPWNKYEGEFAVGTKHTATISDIVDKGATIEFNEDITAFVPQRHLEKEDGSKLGKGEEAEFVIIEFNKEFKRVVASHMSLHKEEEAKIVKQAAKKASEANADKPTLGDANAELQALKDKMEGKN; this is translated from the coding sequence ATGGCTGAAGAAAAAACAACTCCAAAAGTCTTAGAAGAGCAAGTAGACACTCAAGCTACAGCAACTGCAGAAGAGACTACAAAAAAAGCAAATTACATCTCTCCAGCTCAGGAAAACCCTGAGAAGTTCCTTGAGGAATTTAACTGGGAAAACTACAAAGAAGGTATTGAGCCTATCGATGAAGGGAAACTAGATGAGTTTGAAAAATTAGTGAAAGACAACTTTGTTGATACATTAGATGATCAGTTAACTACTGGTACTGTTATTAACATTACAGATCGTGATGCTATTATAGACATTAACGCTAAGTCTGAAGGTGTAATTTCTCTTAATGAGTTCCGTTACAATCCAGATCTTAAAGTTGGTGACACTGTAGATGTAATGATTGATGTGCGTGAAGATGCAGAAGGTCAATTAATATTATCTCACCGTAAAGCACGTACGATTAAAGCTTGGGAGCGCGTAAATGACGCTCACGACGATGGTACTATCGTTAATGGTTTTGTAAAATGCAGAACTAAAGGTGGTATGATTGTAGATGTATTTGGTATCGAGGCATTCTTGCCAGGTTCTCAAATTGATGTGAAGCCAATTCGTGATTACGATGCTTACGTTGGTAAAACAATGGAATTTAAGGTTGTAAAAATCAACCATGAATTTAAAAACGTTGTAGTATCTCACAAAGCGCTTATCGAAGCAGATATCGAAGAGCAGAAAAAAGAAATTATTGGGCAGCTTGAAAAAGGTCAAGTACTTGAAGGTACTGTTAAAAACATTACATCTTACGGTGTATTTGTTGATCTTGGTGGAGTTGATGGATTGGTACACATTACAGATCTTTCTTGGTCTCGTATTAACCATCCAAACGAAATCGTTGAGCTTGACCAGAAACTTAACGTTGTTATCCTTGACTTTGATGAGGACAAAACACGTATCCAACTTGGTCTTAAGCAACTAAGCAAGCATCCTTGGGAAGCACTTGGTGATGAGCTAAAAGTTGGTGATACAGTAAAAGGTAAAGTAGTTGTTATTGCAGACTACGGTGCGTTTATTGAAGTAGCTGAAGGTGTAGAAGGTCTTATCCACGTTTCTGAAATGTCTTGGAGCACGCACTTGCGTTCTGCACAAGATTTTGTAAATGTTGGTGACGAGGTAGAAGCTCAGATCTTAACTATGGATAAAGAAGACCGTAAAATGTCTCTTGGCATGAAGCAACTATCTCAAGATCCTTGGACAGATATCACGTCTAAGTATCCAGTTGGTTCACGTCACGAAGGTATTGTACGTAACTTTACAAACTTTGGTGTGTTTGTTGAATTAGAAGAAGGAATTGATGGATTAATTTACATCTCAGACCTTTCTTGGACTAAGAAAATTAAGCATCCATCTGAGTTCTGTAACGTAGGAGATAAATTAGAAGTAGTTGTTCTTGAATTAGATGTTGAAGGACGTAAGTTAAGCTTAGGTCACAAACAAATTGAAGACAACCCTTGGAACAAGTATGAAGGTGAGTTTGCAGTAGGTACTAAACACACTGCTACTATTTCTGACATAGTTGACAAAGGTGCTACTATTGAATTTAACGAAGATATTACTGCATTTGTACCACAACGTCACCTTGAGAAAGAAGACGGAAGCAAATTAGGTAAAGGTGAAGAAGCAGAATTCGTAATTATTGAATTCAATAAAGAATTCAAGCGTGTTGTTGCATCTCACATGTCTTTACACAAAGAAGAAGAAGCTAAAATTGTGAAGCAAGCTGCTAAGAAAGCTTCTGAAGCAAATGCTGACAAACCAACACTAGGTGATGCTAACGCAGAACTACAAGCGTTGAAAGATAAAATGGAAGGTAAGAATTAA
- a CDS encoding RNA polymerase sigma factor — MEDHQSLFITQLKDKATRETAFRKLMADYKERLYWHIRNIVKSHDDADDVLQNTFIKIYRYIDKFKGDSKLYTWMYRIATNEALTFLSKQAKRKSITDEELQTSLIENLESDVYFEGDEIAKKLQEAIATLPEKQRLVFNMRYFQELKYADISEITETSEGSLKASYHLASKKIEEYLKTN; from the coding sequence TTGGAAGATCATCAATCACTTTTTATAACTCAGCTTAAAGACAAGGCCACAAGAGAGACAGCCTTTAGGAAGCTTATGGCCGATTATAAAGAACGGTTATATTGGCATATTCGTAATATCGTTAAGTCTCATGACGATGCAGATGATGTGCTTCAAAATACATTTATCAAGATTTACAGATATATAGATAAATTTAAAGGAGACAGTAAGTTATACACGTGGATGTATAGAATTGCAACTAATGAAGCTCTTACATTTTTAAGCAAACAGGCTAAAAGAAAATCTATAACAGATGAGGAGCTACAAACAAGTCTTATTGAAAATTTAGAAAGCGATGTTTATTTTGAAGGCGATGAGATTGCTAAAAAATTACAAGAAGCTATAGCTACATTACCAGAAAAACAACGCCTAGTCTTTAATATGAGATATTTTCAGGAATTAAAGTATGCTGATATCTCAGAAATTACAGAAACAAGTGAAGGGTCTTTAAAGGCTAGTTATCACTTGGCTTCAAAAAAAATTGAAGAGTACTTAAAAACAAATTAA
- a CDS encoding endonuclease yields MRKKLLFTAFCCLTLTLAAQAPSGYYNNAQGQTGYSLKTALHNIIDNVDDANGQPFHMPQSYGDLWDVYEDSDSRIENGNTFVWEMYSDCDFEFVVDQDMGSGGGNECEFFNREHSFPRSWFDNDGLPIFTDPFHVIPADKKVNGMRGNLAYGEVSNVSYTSNNGSKIGSSALAGPTGNVFEPIDEFKGDIARQYFYVATRYENLISGWETNDTDGDSMLDGSSDQVFEDWALNMLYEWHVNDPVSAKELQRQEAIFDFQGNRNPFIDNEDWVFEIWGNSLSTNTVVLQEFKMYPNPTNGNTLNFNLPNADNSKVEIYSILGNRVLTTKGTSEAFRINIGNLASGVYLVKIQQGQQFKTLKLIRR; encoded by the coding sequence ATGAGAAAAAAATTACTTTTTACAGCATTTTGCTGTTTAACTTTAACGCTTGCTGCTCAAGCACCATCGGGTTATTATAATAATGCTCAAGGCCAAACAGGCTATAGTTTAAAAACCGCATTACACAATATTATAGATAATGTAGATGATGCCAATGGGCAACCTTTTCATATGCCACAGTCTTATGGCGACTTATGGGATGTTTATGAAGATTCTGACTCTAGAATAGAAAACGGAAACACTTTTGTTTGGGAAATGTATTCAGATTGTGATTTTGAGTTTGTAGTAGACCAAGATATGGGCTCTGGTGGCGGAAATGAGTGTGAGTTTTTTAATAGAGAACACTCTTTTCCAAGAAGTTGGTTTGATAATGATGGGTTACCAATTTTTACTGACCCTTTTCACGTAATACCAGCAGACAAAAAAGTAAACGGTATGAGAGGAAATTTAGCATACGGCGAAGTTTCTAATGTATCATACACATCTAACAATGGCTCTAAGATAGGCTCTAGCGCATTAGCAGGTCCGACCGGTAATGTTTTTGAACCTATTGATGAATTTAAGGGAGATATAGCAAGACAATACTTTTACGTTGCTACGCGCTACGAAAATTTAATTAGCGGATGGGAAACTAATGATACAGATGGCGACTCTATGCTTGATGGATCTTCTGATCAGGTTTTTGAAGATTGGGCGTTAAATATGCTTTATGAATGGCACGTAAATGATCCTGTAAGCGCAAAAGAACTACAACGACAAGAAGCAATATTTGATTTTCAGGGTAATAGAAATCCTTTTATTGATAATGAAGATTGGGTTTTTGAAATTTGGGGAAACTCTTTATCAACTAATACTGTTGTATTGCAAGAGTTTAAAATGTATCCTAATCCTACAAATGGCAATACATTAAACTTTAACTTACCTAATGCTGATAATTCTAAAGTTGAAATTTATTCAATCTTAGGAAATCGTGTGTTAACCACTAAAGGTACTTCCGAAGCTTTTAGAATCAATATAGGTAATCTAGCTTCTGGTGTATATCTTGTTAAAATTCAGCAAGGACAACAGTTTAAAACATTAAAGTTAATTAGACGCTAA
- a CDS encoding aspartate carbamoyltransferase catalytic subunit, translating to MSELSVDHLLGIKYITKDDINLIFETATQFKEVINRPIKKVPSLRDITIANLFFENSTRTRLSFELAEKRLSADVVNFSAASSSVKKGETLIDTVNNILSMKVDMVVMRHPNPGAGIFLSKHINASIVNAGDGAHEHPTQALLDCFSIKEKLGEVNGKNVLIVGDILHSRVALSNILALNLLGAKVKVCGPKTLIPKYIESLGVSVETDLRKALQWADVANMLRVQNERMDISYFPSTREYAQQFGINKSLIESLDKELVVMHPGPINRGVEMTSDVADSENAIILNQVENGVAIRMAVIYLLASKIKQ from the coding sequence ATGAGTGAATTAAGTGTAGACCACTTACTGGGAATAAAATACATTACCAAGGATGATATAAACCTCATTTTTGAAACTGCCACACAGTTTAAAGAAGTAATTAATAGGCCAATTAAAAAAGTGCCTTCGTTACGAGATATAACAATTGCCAACTTATTTTTTGAAAACAGTACTCGTACAAGGCTATCTTTTGAGTTAGCTGAAAAACGTCTTAGTGCAGATGTTGTAAATTTTTCTGCAGCATCATCTTCTGTAAAGAAAGGTGAAACATTAATAGATACAGTTAATAACATCTTGTCTATGAAAGTAGATATGGTTGTTATGAGACACCCAAATCCTGGAGCTGGAATATTCTTATCTAAACATATAAACGCAAGCATAGTTAATGCTGGTGATGGTGCACATGAACACCCAACTCAGGCGCTGTTAGATTGTTTTTCGATTAAAGAAAAATTAGGAGAGGTTAACGGGAAAAACGTGTTAATTGTTGGAGATATCTTGCATAGTCGCGTTGCATTAAGCAATATTTTAGCATTAAATTTACTTGGAGCAAAGGTTAAGGTCTGTGGTCCTAAAACTTTAATTCCTAAATATATAGAATCTTTAGGGGTTTCTGTTGAAACAGATTTACGAAAGGCATTGCAATGGGCAGATGTAGCCAATATGTTGAGAGTACAAAATGAACGTATGGATATTAGTTACTTTCCTTCTACTCGAGAATACGCACAACAATTTGGGATAAATAAGTCCTTAATAGAATCTTTAGACAAAGAATTAGTAGTAATGCATCCTGGACCTATAAACAGAGGTGTCGAAATGACTAGTGATGTTGCAGATAGTGAAAATGCTATTATACTAAACCAAGTTGAAAATGGAGTTGCTATTCGAATGGCTGTAATATACCTATTAGCATCAAAAATTAAACAATAA
- a CDS encoding oxidoreductase, with amino-acid sequence MGCKTTTEEVANFSSVDIEVIYTNEDLSIRGLEIIAEDTLALAYNTGFGVLKRQGNKFDDSQMFFNFPSPKQDSVFSTLAFRSVAVNDALYALSIGNPGTLISLPYKNKDATISIVYTEEGESVFYDSLAFWDSMDGIAMGDPTNGCLSILITRDGGLTWNKIACEDLPQSFDGEAAFAASDTNIKVIGDKAWIISGGKASRVFYTEDRGYTWSVATTPLIQGKETTGGYSIDFYDETNGFIVGGDYTQPDNNSQNKAVTIDGGKSWSLVANNSGIGYKSCVQYVPEGQGKALVAVGFTGISFTSDAGKEWTTLSDESFYSIRFLNPTTAYATGKGRVAKLTFN; translated from the coding sequence ATGGGATGCAAAACCACAACAGAAGAAGTTGCTAACTTTTCATCTGTAGATATTGAAGTTATATATACTAACGAAGACCTAAGTATTAGAGGTTTAGAGATTATAGCTGAAGATACATTAGCCTTAGCGTATAACACCGGTTTTGGAGTATTAAAACGACAAGGCAATAAGTTTGATGATAGCCAGATGTTCTTTAATTTTCCATCACCAAAACAAGATTCTGTCTTCTCAACTTTAGCGTTTAGAAGTGTTGCTGTAAACGATGCGCTTTATGCATTATCAATTGGTAATCCTGGAACGTTAATTTCTTTACCTTATAAAAATAAAGACGCCACAATATCTATAGTATATACCGAAGAAGGTGAATCTGTATTTTATGATTCTCTTGCATTTTGGGATTCTATGGATGGTATTGCTATGGGAGATCCTACAAATGGTTGTCTTTCTATACTTATCACTAGAGATGGTGGCTTAACTTGGAATAAAATTGCTTGTGAAGATTTACCGCAATCTTTTGATGGTGAAGCTGCTTTTGCTGCAAGTGACACAAATATTAAAGTGATAGGAGACAAGGCTTGGATAATTTCTGGTGGTAAAGCTAGTAGAGTTTTTTATACTGAAGATAGAGGATATACCTGGTCTGTAGCAACTACTCCTTTAATACAAGGAAAGGAAACTACTGGTGGTTACTCTATAGATTTTTATGATGAAACCAACGGATTTATTGTTGGTGGAGATTATACACAACCTGATAACAACTCTCAAAACAAAGCTGTTACTATAGATGGTGGCAAAAGTTGGTCTTTAGTTGCTAACAACTCTGGTATTGGTTATAAAAGCTGTGTACAATACGTACCAGAAGGACAAGGTAAAGCATTGGTTGCTGTAGGCTTTACAGGGATTAGCTTTACTAGTGATGCAGGAAAAGAATGGACAACACTAAGTGATGAAAGTTTTTACTCTATAAGGTTTTTAAACCCTACAACTGCATATGCAACTGGTAAAGGTAGAGTAGCTAAACTAACCTTTAATTAA
- the pyrR gene encoding bifunctional pyr operon transcriptional regulator/uracil phosphoribosyltransferase PyrR, whose amino-acid sequence MSQKVLLNAKEVNIILHRLTCQLIENHKDFSETVLIGIQPRGIYLAQRIKSLLEEDYKIPNIKLGELDITFFRDDFRRSTKILEANKTRIDFLIEDKRVVLVDDVLYTGRSINSALTALQSFGRPRHVELLILIDRRFSRHLPIQPDYRGRQVDAINEEQVKVHWKENNQEDTIYLLQETEQ is encoded by the coding sequence ATGAGTCAGAAAGTATTATTAAATGCTAAGGAAGTCAATATTATTCTTCATAGGTTGACTTGTCAATTAATAGAGAATCATAAAGATTTTTCAGAAACCGTTTTAATAGGTATTCAACCAAGAGGAATTTATTTAGCACAACGTATAAAGTCACTTTTAGAAGAAGATTATAAAATTCCTAATATTAAATTAGGAGAACTAGATATAACGTTTTTTAGAGATGATTTTAGAAGGTCAACAAAAATACTTGAAGCTAACAAAACACGTATAGACTTCCTAATTGAAGACAAAAGGGTAGTGCTGGTAGACGATGTTCTGTATACAGGAAGAAGTATTAACTCTGCCTTAACTGCGTTACAAAGTTTTGGAAGACCAAGACATGTTGAGTTACTTATATTAATAGACAGAAGATTTAGCAGACACTTACCAATACAACCAGATTATAGAGGACGACAGGTAGACGCTATAAATGAAGAACAAGTAAAGGTGCATTGGAAAGAAAATAACCAAGAAGACACCATATATTTATTACAGGAAACAGAGCAGTAG
- a CDS encoding DUF4258 domain-containing protein, whose product MKLIHRVSYYLGGFVVGIIILMFFLGGKRASCDYGPESRVLKNIKLKDRIFTSEAIAEMARVQLDTSDISAALLNGDVIFSESNTNLDSCNIYAISHYKGDQEFKFKAENCKVKATISDVELVE is encoded by the coding sequence GTGAAACTTATACATCGTGTGAGCTACTATTTAGGTGGTTTTGTTGTAGGCATAATTATCCTCATGTTTTTCTTGGGAGGCAAACGTGCTTCCTGTGACTATGGCCCAGAGTCAAGAGTTTTAAAAAACATAAAGCTTAAAGATCGCATATTTACTAGCGAGGCTATAGCAGAAATGGCTAGAGTACAGTTAGATACTTCAGATATTTCAGCGGCATTACTAAACGGAGATGTTATCTTTTCTGAAAGTAATACAAATTTAGACTCTTGTAATATCTATGCAATTTCACATTATAAAGGCGATCAAGAATTTAAATTTAAAGCAGAAAACTGCAAAGTGAAAGCTACAATTAGTGATGTAGAACTAGTTGAATAA
- a CDS encoding RsmB/NOP family class I SAM-dependent RNA methyltransferase produces the protein MRLHRNLVFATIDALRDIFNEGKYADKEIGKALKRDKRWGARDRAFIAETTYDIVRWKRLYAEIAEVKEPFSRENLFRLFAVWCVLRGINLPDWPQIEPTPTRRIKGRFDELSKIRKIRESIPDWMDELGEKELGKVWDKEIAALNEQAPVILRANSFKTDTRKLKSLLLDENIVVQPVKGYDDALQLVERQNVFTTKAFKDGLFEVQDANSQLVASFLDVENGMRVIDTCAGAGGKSLHLAALMENKGQIIALDIYANKLKELKRRARRAGAHNIEARHIDSTKVVKKLYNSADRVLIDAPCSGLGVLSRNPDAKWKLEPEFLDKLRNTQAEILNSYSKMVKSGGKMVYATCSILPSENNEQVKAFLKRDEGKEFKLIKDKSMLSSTSGYDGFYMALLEKNS, from the coding sequence ATGCGTCTTCACAGAAATCTTGTATTTGCTACTATTGATGCCTTAAGGGACATCTTTAACGAAGGTAAATATGCAGACAAGGAAATAGGAAAAGCTTTAAAACGTGATAAGCGTTGGGGAGCTAGAGATCGTGCTTTTATTGCAGAAACCACTTATGATATTGTAAGGTGGAAACGTCTTTATGCTGAAATAGCTGAAGTTAAAGAACCTTTTTCAAGAGAAAATCTTTTTAGACTTTTTGCTGTTTGGTGTGTACTAAGAGGAATTAATTTACCAGACTGGCCACAGATAGAGCCTACTCCAACACGTCGTATAAAAGGGCGTTTTGATGAGTTGAGCAAGATTAGAAAAATTAGAGAATCTATTCCAGATTGGATGGATGAACTAGGTGAAAAAGAATTAGGTAAAGTTTGGGATAAAGAAATAGCAGCTTTAAATGAGCAAGCTCCAGTTATATTAAGAGCAAATTCTTTTAAAACAGACACACGCAAGCTAAAGAGCTTATTACTTGATGAAAATATAGTAGTTCAACCCGTAAAGGGTTATGATGATGCTCTGCAACTTGTTGAGCGCCAAAACGTATTTACTACAAAGGCATTTAAAGATGGCTTGTTTGAAGTACAAGATGCAAACTCACAATTAGTGGCATCTTTTTTGGATGTTGAAAACGGAATGAGAGTTATAGACACTTGTGCAGGAGCTGGCGGAAAAAGCCTTCACCTTGCAGCTTTAATGGAAAATAAAGGTCAGATCATAGCTTTAGATATTTATGCAAATAAGCTAAAAGAGCTTAAACGCCGTGCAAGAAGAGCTGGCGCTCATAATATTGAAGCAAGACATATTGATAGTACTAAGGTTGTAAAAAAACTCTATAACTCAGCAGATCGTGTTCTTATTGATGCACCTTGTAGTGGTTTAGGGGTTTTAAGTAGAAACCCAGATGCAAAGTGGAAACTTGAGCCTGAATTTTTAGATAAGCTAAGAAATACTCAAGCTGAAATATTAAATAGCTACTCAAAAATGGTAAAGTCTGGCGGTAAGATGGTTTACGCTACGTGTTCTATTCTTCCTAGCGAAAATAATGAACAGGTAAAAGCATTCTTAAAGCGTGACGAAGGAAAAGAATTTAAATTAATAAAAGATAAATCAATGCTATCATCCACATCAGGTTATGATGGATTTTACATGGCATTATTAGAAAAAAATAGTTAA
- a CDS encoding ribonuclease Z translates to MKLTIIGCNAATPTTTGNPTAQVLEVNNQMVLIDCGEGTQTALRKNKIRFSRINHIFISHLHGDHFYGLIGLISTFSLLKREKDLHIFGPKGLKEIILLQLKLSKSWTNFKLLFHELESKASETILTHEKFLVQSIPLKHRVYTNGFLFKEQPKERKLLIHKALEYNIDKVYYKGIKKGKDVVLEDGTIIPNRELTEDPPKVKSYAFCSDTMYTESIVPIIQGANALYHESTFLEQHSELAKLTKHTTAVEAAHIAKKANVGLLILGHFSTRYPDYNMFKNEAISVFENTEIAKDERVFEF, encoded by the coding sequence ATGAAGCTTACCATAATTGGTTGCAATGCCGCTACACCTACAACTACAGGAAACCCAACTGCGCAGGTGTTAGAGGTAAATAACCAAATGGTATTAATAGATTGTGGTGAAGGCACGCAAACTGCCCTAAGAAAAAATAAAATCAGATTTTCTAGAATAAACCACATCTTCATCTCACATTTACATGGTGATCATTTTTATGGACTAATTGGCTTAATTTCAACATTTAGTCTTCTTAAGCGTGAAAAAGATCTTCATATTTTTGGCCCTAAAGGTCTTAAGGAGATTATATTACTTCAATTAAAGTTATCTAAATCTTGGACTAATTTTAAATTATTATTTCACGAGCTTGAAAGTAAAGCCTCTGAAACAATATTAACTCATGAAAAATTTTTAGTTCAATCCATTCCACTTAAACATAGGGTTTATACTAATGGTTTTCTTTTTAAGGAACAACCAAAAGAAAGGAAACTCCTTATTCATAAAGCTTTAGAATACAACATTGACAAAGTTTATTATAAAGGTATTAAGAAAGGAAAGGACGTTGTTTTAGAAGACGGTACAATAATACCCAATAGGGAATTAACAGAAGATCCTCCAAAAGTGAAGTCTTATGCTTTTTGTAGTGATACCATGTATACAGAATCAATAGTTCCTATAATACAAGGCGCTAATGCTCTTTATCATGAAAGTACATTTTTGGAGCAACATAGTGAGTTGGCAAAGCTTACAAAACATACAACCGCAGTGGAAGCTGCACACATAGCAAAAAAAGCAAATGTCGGCTTGTTAATTCTAGGACATTTTAGTACTAGATATCCAGATTATAACATGTTTAAAAACGAAGCAATCTCTGTATTCGAAAACACAGAGATTGCTAAAGATGAAAGAGTATTTGAGTTTTAA